A genomic segment from Octopus sinensis linkage group LG4, ASM634580v1, whole genome shotgun sequence encodes:
- the LOC115211021 gene encoding PDF receptor-like, translating to MSTAVDTNTDSNRTIVLSSRPKYLEECISKFDHELELESDSEAIYCNVTTDSFLCWPRTPAGTTASQPCPSLQGSDTTKFAYRSCDLNGEWSSKWDDDSSAWTNYTQCYSSEAELIFQFDSENIRKASAEDLTDSSILGICGLSMSLLAIFFTLAYVRYKKYSGPRMDVYRNLFATLVLEASVKLSFQIILLMVWLEDGLVVTVFDIPHLCEVFVVILEFAEITTYIWTALHGHLSYLEVKQYDPLKVQVLYAVLGWGVPIITLAEWLAVQTATNEAPCWYGYRFQQSAWILELPRVWALIFSLVFLAYTIWSLNETGHMRDVSEVHMIKRSTLACLAYIFFLTMSLCTSLVLANLAHNSINKMHLLALIYTITFLTSFRGLFFTMGYWLWENQGRNWYQKVSLV from the coding sequence ATGTCAACAGCAGTTGACACAAACACCGATTCCAATCGAACAATTGTTTTATCGTCGAGACCAAAATACCTGGAAGAATGTATTTCGAAATTCGATCATGAACTTGAACTTGAATCCGACAGCGAAGCTATCTACTGCAATGTTACGACAGATAGTTTCCTTTGCTGGCCAAGAACTCCTGCCGGCACTACAGCAAGCCAACCTTGTCCTTCATTGCAAGGCTCTGATACAACCAAATTTGCTTATCGTAGCTGTGACTTAAATGGAGAATGGAGTTCGAAGTGGGATGACGATTCGTCTGCTTGGACAAACTACACACAATGTTACAGTTCCGAAGCTGAACTAATTTTCCAGTTTGATTCAGAAAATATACGAAAAGCATCAGCTGAGGATTTAACCGATTCCAGTATCCTGGGAATATGTGGACTGTCCATGTCATTGCTAGCCATTTTCTTTACCCTTGCTTATGTGCGTTATAAAAAATATAGCGGACCGCGTATGGACGTCTATAGAAACTTATTCGCAACACTGGTTCTCGAAGCATCTGTGAAACTATCATTTCAGATTATTCTTTTAATGGTATGGCTTGAAGACGGCCTCGTTGTTACTGTGTTCGATATTCCACATCTTTGTGAAGTATTCGTTGTAATTTTGGAATTTGCGGAGATTACTACCTATATTTGGACAGCCCTTCATGGACACCTGAGTTACCTGGAAGTGAAACAATACGATCCTTTAAAAGTGCAAGTTCTCTACGCTGTTCTAGGATGGGGTGTACCGATTATTACCTTGGCTGAGTGGTTAGCAGTACAAACAGCGACTAACGAAGCTCCCTGTTGGTATGGTTACCGTTTCCAACAAAGCGCCTGGATTTTGGAACTACCTCGTGTGTGGGCCTTAATATTTTCACTGGTATTTCTAGCTTACACAATCTGGTCTCTAAACGAGACTGGACACATGAGAGACGTCAGCGAAGTACATATGATCAAGCGTAGTACACTAGCGTGTCTCGCCTATATTTTCTTCTTAACTATGTCCTTATGTACATCTTTAGTACTGGCTAATCTAGcacacaacagcatcaacaagatGCACTTATTAGCTTTAATCTACACAATTACATTCCTCACCTCTTTCAGAGGACTGTTTTTTACCATGGGTTACTGGCTATGGGAAAACCAAGGAAGGAACTGGTACCAGAAAGTCAGTTTGGTTTGA